A stretch of the Luteimonas sp. JM171 genome encodes the following:
- a CDS encoding HU family DNA-binding protein, producing MTKKSDIIEAVASKAGLTRADATSAVDAVFDTISGSLGRGESVAIAGFGTFEVRERAARTGRNPRTGEEIQIPAAKNPAFKAGKALKDAVN from the coding sequence ATGACGAAGAAGAGTGACATCATCGAAGCCGTGGCCAGCAAGGCTGGCCTGACCCGCGCCGACGCGACCAGCGCCGTGGATGCCGTGTTCGACACCATCAGCGGCTCGCTGGGCCGCGGCGAGAGCGTGGCCATCGCCGGCTTCGGCACCTTCGAAGTCCGTGAGCGTGCAGCCCGTACCGGCCGCAATCCGCGCACCGGTGAAGAGATCCAGATCCCGGCTGCAAAGAATCCTGCGTTCAAGGCTGGCAAAGCGCTGAAAGACGCTGTAAACTAA
- the lon gene encoding endopeptidase La, with protein sequence MTAESTPILDLPVLPLRDVVVFPHMVIPLFVGRDKSIRALDLAMEGDKRILLVAQKSAETDDPAAGDLYATGTLAQILQLLKLPDGTIKVLVEGVERAQVSGIVERDGTLMGQGTVLAPVEGREEREVEAVARSLMSLFEQYVKTSRKLPPELLQTLAGIDEPGRLADTIAAHLGVRLSDKQKLLETAEIGDRLETLVGLVDGEIDVQQMEKRIRGRVKSQMEKSQREYYLNEQMKAIQKELGEMDDAPNDMEEIARKIAEAGMPKEVEAKAKSEFNKLKQMSPMSAEAAVVRNYLEWLLGVPWKKRSRVRRDLSVAQEVLDADHYGLEKVKERILEYLAVQSRVRNMKGAILCLVGPPGVGKTSLGQSIAKATNRKFVRMSLGGVRDEAEIRGHRRTYVGSMPGRIVQNLTKAGTRNPLFVLDEIDKMSMDFRGDPSSALLEVLDPEQNDAFNDHYLEVDLDLSEVMFVATANSLNIPGPLLDRMEVIRIPGYTEDEKINIATRYLVPKQLKANGLKDDELKIAEGAIRDIVRYYTRESGVRNLEREIAKICRKVVKEIALSGPAPAKKGKATKKTAKAAKSAKATSAKAISITSRNLDKYLGVRRFDFGRAEQDNEIGMVTGLAWTEVGGDLLQIEATHMPGKGNLILTGQLGDVMKESASAAHSIVRARGARVGLDMDWLQKRDIHVHVPDGATPKDGPSAGIAMTTALVSMLTRIPVRADVAMTGEITLRGKVTEIGGLKEKLLAALRGGIRTVIIPEDNRKDLAEIPKNVTDKLEIIPVKWIEEVLDVALERPLPERTGADVDEVIPKAGKSGERAAVNKH encoded by the coding sequence ATGACTGCTGAATCCACCCCGATCCTCGATTTGCCGGTGCTGCCGCTGCGCGACGTCGTCGTGTTCCCGCACATGGTGATCCCGCTGTTCGTCGGCCGCGACAAGTCAATCCGCGCGCTGGACCTGGCGATGGAGGGCGACAAGCGCATCCTGCTGGTGGCCCAGAAGTCGGCCGAGACCGATGATCCGGCCGCCGGTGACCTCTACGCGACCGGTACGCTCGCCCAGATCCTGCAGCTGCTCAAGCTTCCCGACGGCACCATCAAGGTGCTGGTGGAGGGGGTCGAGCGGGCCCAGGTGTCGGGCATCGTCGAGCGTGATGGCACGCTGATGGGCCAGGGCACCGTGTTGGCGCCCGTGGAAGGGCGCGAGGAGCGTGAGGTCGAGGCCGTCGCGCGCTCGCTGATGAGCCTGTTCGAGCAGTACGTGAAGACCAGCCGCAAGCTGCCACCCGAGCTGCTGCAGACGCTGGCCGGCATCGACGAGCCAGGGCGGCTGGCAGACACCATTGCAGCGCACCTTGGTGTGCGCCTGTCGGACAAGCAGAAGCTGCTCGAGACCGCCGAGATTGGCGATCGCCTGGAAACGCTGGTTGGCCTGGTCGACGGCGAGATCGACGTGCAGCAGATGGAAAAGCGCATCCGCGGCCGCGTCAAGTCGCAGATGGAGAAGAGCCAGCGCGAGTACTACCTCAACGAGCAGATGAAGGCGATCCAGAAGGAACTGGGCGAGATGGACGATGCGCCCAACGACATGGAGGAGATCGCGCGCAAGATCGCCGAGGCCGGGATGCCGAAGGAGGTCGAGGCCAAGGCCAAGAGCGAATTCAACAAGCTCAAGCAGATGTCGCCCATGTCGGCCGAGGCCGCCGTGGTGCGCAACTACCTGGAGTGGCTGCTTGGGGTTCCGTGGAAGAAGCGCAGCCGGGTGCGCCGCGACCTCAGCGTGGCCCAGGAAGTGCTTGACGCCGACCACTACGGGCTGGAGAAGGTCAAGGAGCGGATCCTGGAATACCTGGCGGTGCAGAGCCGCGTGCGCAACATGAAGGGCGCGATCCTGTGCCTGGTGGGCCCGCCGGGCGTGGGCAAGACCTCGCTCGGGCAGTCGATCGCCAAGGCCACCAATCGCAAGTTCGTGCGCATGTCGCTGGGCGGCGTGCGCGACGAGGCCGAGATCCGCGGCCACCGGCGCACCTACGTGGGCTCGATGCCGGGGCGCATCGTGCAGAACCTGACCAAGGCCGGCACCAGGAACCCGCTGTTCGTCCTCGACGAGATCGACAAGATGTCGATGGACTTCCGCGGCGACCCGTCGTCGGCACTGCTGGAAGTGCTCGATCCCGAGCAGAACGATGCCTTCAACGACCATTACCTCGAGGTCGACCTGGACCTGAGCGAGGTGATGTTCGTGGCCACGGCCAACTCGCTCAACATCCCCGGTCCGCTGCTGGACCGCATGGAGGTCATCCGCATCCCCGGCTACACCGAGGACGAGAAGATCAACATCGCCACCCGCTACCTGGTGCCCAAGCAGCTCAAGGCGAACGGACTGAAGGACGATGAGCTCAAGATTGCCGAGGGCGCGATCCGCGACATCGTGCGCTACTACACCCGCGAATCCGGGGTCCGCAACCTGGAGCGCGAGATCGCCAAGATCTGCCGCAAGGTGGTGAAGGAGATCGCGCTGTCGGGTCCGGCCCCGGCGAAAAAGGGCAAGGCCACGAAGAAGACGGCGAAGGCCGCCAAATCCGCCAAGGCGACCAGCGCCAAGGCCATCAGCATCACCTCCCGCAACCTCGACAAGTACCTGGGGGTGCGCCGCTTCGACTTCGGGCGCGCCGAGCAGGACAACGAGATCGGCATGGTCACCGGCCTGGCGTGGACCGAAGTCGGCGGAGACCTGCTGCAGATCGAGGCGACCCACATGCCGGGCAAGGGCAACCTCATCCTCACCGGCCAGCTGGGCGACGTGATGAAGGAGTCGGCCTCGGCCGCGCACTCGATCGTGCGCGCCCGCGGCGCCCGGGTGGGGCTGGACATGGACTGGCTGCAGAAGCGCGATATCCACGTGCACGTGCCGGACGGCGCGACCCCCAAGGACGGCCCGAGCGCAGGCATCGCGATGACCACGGCGCTGGTCTCGATGCTGACCCGCATCCCGGTGCGTGCTGACGTTGCAATGACGGGCGAGATCACCCTGCGCGGCAAGGTCACCGAGATCGGCGGGCTCAAGGAGAAGCTGCTGGCGGCCCTGCGCGGTGGCATCCGCACCGTCATCATTCCCGAGGACAACCGCAAGGACTTGGCGGAAATCCCCAAGAACGTCACCGACAAGCTTGAGATCATTCCGGTCAAGTGGATCGAGGAGGTGCTGGACGTGGCGCTGGAGCGACCGCTTCCCGAGCGCACCGGCGCGGATGTCGACGAGGTGATTCCAAAAGCGGGCAAATCCGGCGAGCGCGCCGCCGTCAACAAGCATTGA